The following are encoded together in the Oreochromis aureus strain Israel breed Guangdong linkage group 18, ZZ_aureus, whole genome shotgun sequence genome:
- the LOC116313131 gene encoding gastrotropin-like, with translation MAFAGRWETETQEGYDAFCKVLGIPDDVIERGRDYKLITEVTQDGNDFTWTLLYPANAKVTNKFTIGKEADMETIGGKKFKATVQMEGGKISVTFPNYHHTSEISGGKLIETSKAGSVVLKRISKKI, from the exons ATGGCATTCGCTGGAAGATGGGAAACCGAGACCCAGGAGGGATACGACGCCTTCTGCAAGGTGCTAG GCATTCCAGATGATGTCATCGAGAGGGGCCGTGACTACAAGTTGATCACAGAGGTCACCCAGGATGGCAACGATTTCACCTGGACCCTCTTATATCCTGCCAATGCCAAGGTCACCAACAAGTTCACTATCGGCAAGGAGGCCGACATGGAGACCATTGGAGGAAAGAAATTCAAG GCTACAGTACAAATGGAAGGAGGCAAGATAAGCGTGACCTTCCCCAACTACCACCACACCTCTGAGATCAGTGGTGGCAAACTCATCGAG ACCTCCAAAGCCGGCTCTGTAGTGCTGAAGAGAATCAGCAAGAAGATCTAA